The Neochlamydia sp. S13 genome has a segment encoding these proteins:
- a CDS encoding NifU family protein, which yields MGILQFVHPFTWTRYSKKLINKIDHPYCGGIFLKEDAAEREMLFIEGSAGSLEEGNIVSFYWLVDKDDGVIVDAKFQVFGHTALIGASEIACELLVGKNYLQAQRMNADLIDRQVRDRADEAAFPHETYSHLNLVLEAIEKCAEQCIDIPLAESYLTTPVPVGMDNVIPGGYPGWKELSLKKKLAVIEEVLDQDIRPYIALDAGGVSVLNLLEDKELIIAYHGSCTSCYSSIGTTLSYIQQIIRAKVHPEINVIPEMKGITG from the coding sequence ATGGGAATTTTGCAATTTGTCCATCCGTTTACTTGGACACGTTATAGCAAAAAATTAATCAATAAAATTGATCACCCTTATTGCGGAGGAATATTCCTAAAGGAAGATGCTGCCGAAAGGGAAATGCTTTTTATAGAAGGCTCTGCCGGTAGCTTAGAAGAGGGAAATATAGTCTCTTTTTATTGGCTGGTAGATAAAGACGATGGAGTGATTGTAGATGCAAAATTCCAAGTGTTTGGCCATACAGCCTTGATTGGCGCATCAGAAATAGCTTGTGAGCTGCTAGTAGGGAAAAATTATCTTCAAGCTCAGCGCATGAATGCAGATCTTATTGATAGGCAAGTGCGCGATCGTGCGGATGAGGCTGCTTTTCCTCATGAAACTTATTCTCACTTAAATCTAGTGCTGGAAGCCATTGAAAAGTGTGCCGAGCAATGCATAGATATACCCCTTGCCGAGTCTTATCTGACTACACCTGTGCCTGTAGGTATGGATAATGTAATTCCAGGAGGTTATCCTGGTTGGAAAGAATTATCTTTAAAGAAAAAGTTAGCGGTTATTGAAGAAGTGCTAGATCAAGATATTCGTCCTTATATTGCTTTAGACGCGGGTGGGGTCAGCGTTCTAAATTTGCTGGAAGATAAAGAGCTGATTATTGCTTACCATGGTTCCTGTACTTCGTGTTACTCTTCTATAGGCACGACTTTATCTTACATTCAACAAATTATTCGTGCTAAAGTGCATCCAGAAATTAATGTTATCCCGGAAATGAAAGGGATAACGGGCTAA
- a CDS encoding cysteine desulfurase family protein encodes MPSIYFDNSTTTRPSEKTVSKMLPFFYRQWGAPLAPHHLGQELLPAIEESLNYIYKLLNIKKTDAFVFTSSGAEAVNHVFYSVYHDVTRLTGKNQFITSNIEEAPATMLINRLEDWTCVGKILKANLLGYISPAAVADAITPRTALVSLAWANGLTGVINPVAEISAVCQEKGVLLHIDATHVLGKLFFQLEDINPAFLTFNGDHLHAPKGTGGLYIKEGIKCSSFIVGGMDQGGRRAGTLNVPALVGLGEASCEVLEAQDLMCTEVARLRDLFETQITSSIPHTQVFFQDQNRLPHISAIAFAGINSEALLFALNRKGVYASMGGGNFQQLKLILMASAMDETLASFTLSFSFCKDNSEDEVMHAAEIIKECVLKLRKLSSHLYFNH; translated from the coding sequence ATGCCTTCCATCTACTTTGATAATAGCACGACTACCCGTCCTTCAGAAAAAACGGTTAGTAAAATGCTCCCTTTCTTTTACAGACAGTGGGGAGCTCCACTAGCTCCTCATCATCTGGGACAAGAACTTCTTCCAGCAATCGAAGAAAGCCTTAACTATATTTATAAGCTGCTAAATATAAAAAAAACAGACGCTTTTGTATTCACTTCATCCGGTGCTGAAGCAGTAAACCATGTCTTTTACTCCGTTTATCATGATGTTACCCGTCTAACAGGGAAAAATCAATTTATCACTTCAAATATTGAAGAGGCTCCTGCTACCATGCTGATCAATCGCTTAGAAGATTGGACCTGCGTAGGGAAAATATTGAAAGCAAATCTTTTGGGCTACATTTCCCCGGCTGCAGTGGCTGATGCCATTACACCTCGTACGGCTCTTGTTTCTCTTGCATGGGCTAATGGGCTTACCGGCGTGATTAATCCGGTAGCAGAAATCTCTGCAGTATGCCAAGAAAAAGGTGTCTTATTACATATCGACGCTACTCATGTCTTGGGTAAGCTTTTTTTTCAATTGGAGGATATTAACCCAGCTTTTTTGACTTTCAATGGAGATCATTTGCATGCTCCTAAAGGCACAGGCGGATTGTACATTAAAGAGGGAATCAAGTGTAGCAGCTTTATTGTAGGGGGAATGGATCAAGGCGGGAGGCGAGCAGGGACTTTAAATGTACCGGCTTTAGTAGGGCTAGGTGAAGCTTCTTGTGAAGTTTTAGAAGCCCAAGATTTGATGTGTACGGAGGTGGCCAGATTGAGAGATCTTTTTGAAACGCAGATTACTTCCTCCATTCCTCATACCCAGGTATTTTTTCAAGATCAAAACAGGCTTCCTCATATTAGCGCAATTGCTTTTGCGGGTATCAATAGTGAAGCCCTTCTATTTGCCTTAAATAGAAAAGGCGTTTATGCTAGCATGGGAGGAGGAAATTTCCAGCAACTAAAATTAATCCTTATGGCTTCTGCTATGGACGAAACATTAGCTTCTTTCACACTAAGTTTTAGTTTCTGTAAAGATAATTCCGAAGATGAGGTTATGCATGCAGCTGAAATTATTAAAGAGTGTGTATTGAAGCTGCGCAAACTTTCTTCACACCTTTACTTTAATCATTGA
- a CDS encoding 2,3-bisphosphoglycerate-dependent phosphoglycerate mutase, which translates to MSKLILMRHGQSCWNELNLFTGWVNVPLSSRGMQEAVEGGKLISQLPIDAIFVSSLMRAQQTAMLAMLQHSSGRVPAIQPSSQEHLEEWFQIHSEETRKKIVPVYCAWQLNERMYGELQGLNKTETVKKYGKEQVQIWRRSFEVAPPGGESLEMTSARAVPYFKNYVLPALKNGMNIFIAAHGNSLRAIIMFLSHLSKEEVVQLELTTGTPIIYDYQDPHFIQQ; encoded by the coding sequence GTGAGTAAGCTAATTTTAATGCGCCATGGGCAATCATGTTGGAATGAACTGAATTTATTTACAGGGTGGGTAAATGTTCCTTTATCTTCAAGAGGAATGCAAGAAGCAGTAGAAGGTGGAAAGCTTATTAGCCAGCTGCCTATCGACGCTATTTTTGTCTCTTCCTTGATGCGAGCCCAGCAAACCGCGATGCTTGCCATGCTCCAACACTCCTCCGGCAGGGTGCCTGCCATCCAACCTAGCTCTCAGGAGCATTTAGAGGAATGGTTTCAAATTCATAGTGAGGAAACGAGGAAAAAAATAGTGCCTGTCTATTGTGCATGGCAACTTAATGAAAGAATGTATGGAGAGTTGCAAGGCCTAAATAAAACAGAGACCGTAAAAAAATATGGAAAAGAGCAAGTTCAAATTTGGCGTCGCAGTTTTGAGGTGGCCCCACCCGGGGGAGAGAGTTTGGAAATGACAAGTGCTCGTGCTGTTCCCTATTTCAAAAATTACGTATTACCTGCCTTGAAAAATGGAATGAATATTTTTATCGCTGCCCATGGCAACTCCCTTAGAGCGATCATTATGTTCCTAAGTCATTTATCCAAAGAAGAAGTTGTACAGCTTGAATTAACTACTGGCACACCTATCATTTACGATTATCAAGACCCCCACTTTATTCAACAATAA
- a CDS encoding pseudouridine synthase — translation MEKTKNRLSKFLAAAGVASRRGCEEIIFAGRVKVNGDICIIPQTMVGAKDSITVDDEKIKQAEAKVYYLLNKPTGYECTNARHRDTKIVVDLFENVEQRLFTVGRLDKETAGLLLVTNDGHFANQVIHPSQNIQKEYLVKTDQDITDEHLKAIASGTLIEGSFVKPVRVIKVRKGTLKVIIMEGKKREVRHLLEAVGLKVYSLTRIRLGGLILGQLPVGSWRPLTDREKKLIFETH, via the coding sequence ATGGAAAAAACAAAAAACAGGCTGAGCAAATTCTTGGCTGCTGCTGGAGTAGCTTCCCGTAGAGGCTGCGAAGAAATTATTTTTGCTGGTCGGGTAAAAGTGAATGGTGATATCTGCATCATCCCGCAAACCATGGTGGGCGCTAAAGATAGCATTACCGTAGATGATGAAAAAATAAAGCAAGCCGAAGCAAAAGTTTACTATCTTTTAAATAAGCCCACGGGATACGAATGCACAAATGCCAGGCATCGTGATACCAAAATTGTTGTAGATCTCTTTGAGAATGTAGAACAAAGGTTATTTACGGTCGGTCGTCTAGATAAAGAAACAGCAGGGCTGCTTTTAGTGACCAATGATGGGCATTTTGCTAATCAAGTCATTCATCCCTCCCAAAATATTCAAAAAGAATATTTAGTAAAAACTGACCAAGACATTACCGATGAGCATCTAAAAGCTATTGCCAGCGGCACCCTTATTGAAGGTTCTTTTGTCAAGCCTGTCCGTGTTATAAAAGTTCGTAAAGGGACTTTAAAGGTAATCATTATGGAAGGTAAAAAACGCGAAGTGCGTCATTTGTTAGAAGCAGTGGGTTTAAAAGTTTACTCCTTAACGCGTATTCGCCTGGGTGGTTTGATCTTAGGACAATTGCCTGTAGGCAGCTGGCGCCCTTTAACCGATCGAGAAAAAAAATTAATATTTGAGACTCATTAA
- a CDS encoding small ribosomal subunit Rsm22 family protein, whose product MKANRIPAHQLEEIMPILLGAWRRMHKEAGPADKLQTREFRRVVEGVKNLQVGLETGHQLIGRDYFIDKDLLGSYLLYHWVVNYQQGLSILAEIPLKPKRVLDICSGPGAFSLAAIKHGASEVTALDYNQAALQLGAEVCGRSGYALSIRSWNCLTTPLPLEGKFDLIIVAHCLKELFPINSVHWQTKQNEFLSMLLNRLTPSGYLVVVDSSHPEANQRILQIRDCMVRKKVPVQAPCVWKGECPALQAKNNPCYAQREFYKPYIIKEIQRAAQINLGSLKMSYIIFRSPQAEWPILEEKKYYRVISPPVESFHGTRFYLCGIDGKKHLGSRLQVLPSESKAFEYLRRGELISIEKAHENQNAMDIIENTQVKVAAACGKPIPEIINE is encoded by the coding sequence ATGAAAGCAAATAGGATACCTGCTCATCAGCTAGAAGAAATTATGCCTATCCTTTTAGGCGCCTGGCGGCGCATGCATAAGGAAGCCGGCCCTGCTGACAAATTGCAAACACGCGAATTTCGTCGCGTGGTGGAAGGGGTAAAAAATTTACAAGTAGGCCTTGAAACAGGTCATCAACTCATAGGTAGAGATTACTTTATAGATAAAGATTTATTGGGCTCCTATCTGCTTTATCATTGGGTAGTTAATTATCAACAAGGATTATCTATTCTAGCCGAGATTCCTCTTAAACCTAAACGTGTGTTAGACATATGTAGTGGGCCAGGAGCTTTTTCTCTAGCAGCCATTAAGCATGGGGCCTCAGAAGTGACGGCTTTGGACTATAATCAAGCTGCTCTACAACTGGGCGCTGAAGTATGTGGAAGATCAGGCTATGCTTTAAGCATTCGCTCCTGGAATTGCCTTACGACCCCCCTTCCTTTGGAAGGAAAATTTGATTTAATTATTGTAGCTCATTGTTTAAAAGAACTTTTTCCTATCAATAGTGTTCACTGGCAGACTAAGCAAAATGAATTTTTGTCCATGCTACTTAATCGACTCACCCCTTCAGGCTATTTAGTAGTTGTCGATTCTTCTCATCCCGAAGCTAACCAGAGGATTTTGCAGATACGCGATTGCATGGTAAGAAAGAAGGTACCTGTACAAGCCCCTTGTGTGTGGAAAGGAGAATGTCCAGCCCTCCAAGCTAAAAACAATCCCTGCTATGCCCAGCGAGAATTTTATAAGCCTTATATTATCAAAGAAATCCAACGTGCTGCCCAAATCAATCTGGGCTCTTTAAAAATGTCTTATATAATTTTTCGCAGCCCTCAAGCTGAATGGCCTATTTTAGAGGAGAAAAAATATTACCGCGTTATTAGCCCCCCGGTTGAATCTTTTCATGGTACACGTTTTTATTTGTGTGGGATAGATGGCAAAAAACATTTAGGTTCCCGCTTGCAGGTGCTTCCTTCCGAATCTAAAGCATTTGAATATTTAAGGCGTGGTGAGCTAATTTCTATTGAAAAGGCTCATGAAAATCAAAATGCTATGGATATTATTGAAAATACACAAGTAAAAGTGGCAGCGGCATGCGGCAAGCCTATCCCTGAAATTATTAATGAATAG
- a CDS encoding tetratricopeptide repeat protein — protein MQQEKIKAFEAKIKPVIEEYVNNQDFYLLASPLKTEHQYRLAFKEQIAKELNLASLLQKYMKGINLLKIELLEKNDTYLMLKVLNEVEQAFKKIQEIQKNYSTSEDNEALAQNSPIDADQPLWTALYGLSSETLLLIYELAIKNFNNHACEDAKNLLQLLLTFSPTVSSYWNAMGYCYQNEGEYAKALNYYLMAEEIDPNFLETQFYLARCYQSMHQQGLALESLEKLWSFIQASPEVKEEWESHVRKLANEIEA, from the coding sequence ATGCAGCAGGAAAAAATAAAAGCTTTTGAAGCCAAGATAAAGCCTGTAATTGAAGAATATGTGAATAACCAAGATTTTTATTTGTTAGCCAGCCCATTAAAAACAGAGCATCAATATAGGTTAGCTTTTAAAGAGCAAATAGCCAAAGAGCTAAATTTAGCTTCGCTGCTCCAAAAATATATGAAAGGAATTAATTTGCTCAAAATCGAGCTATTAGAAAAAAATGATACCTACTTAATGCTAAAAGTTCTGAACGAAGTAGAACAAGCTTTTAAAAAAATTCAAGAAATTCAAAAAAATTATTCCACTTCAGAGGATAATGAGGCCCTGGCACAAAATAGTCCCATTGATGCTGATCAGCCTTTATGGACAGCGCTATATGGCCTTTCAAGTGAGACTTTACTCTTAATTTATGAGCTTGCCATCAAAAATTTTAACAATCATGCATGCGAAGATGCTAAAAATCTCTTACAACTCTTATTAACATTTTCTCCTACAGTTTCCTCCTACTGGAATGCCATGGGATATTGCTATCAAAATGAGGGAGAGTACGCTAAAGCCCTTAATTATTATCTAATGGCTGAAGAAATAGATCCTAACTTTTTAGAGACACAGTTTTATTTGGCTCGTTGTTATCAATCTATGCATCAACAAGGCTTGGCTTTGGAGTCACTAGAAAAGCTATGGAGCTTTATTCAGGCCTCACCAGAAGTAAAAGAAGAGTGGGAAAGCCATGTTAGGAAACTGGCTAATGAAATAGAAGCTTAA
- a CDS encoding IS4 family transposase, whose product MKEIDELREVLSQTLDWNRARLTCFCQIVLALFRVRSVNLTQLATAFQGKAKLDSHYKRLQRFFRELKFDMLDAFKIILQIFPIKRKVWLIIDRTNWQVGSKNINILTLAMAYEGTAIPLAWFVMNKAGNSSTNERIEVLEKVIRQLGPSKIAGLIGDREFIGSQWFDYLIKSEIPFYMRIREDTLVEGARNGYAVSLRDVFRHLKEGKKKVLAQPLQMLGHSFYVAASRLKDELLLVVTNKNPKKAISIYKTRWEIETLFACLKTRGFCLEDTHLTYTDRIEKLIFALSIAFCWAYKLGNIAANVVPISIKKHGRKAKSLFRYGLDKIRKILLGTPRCFNLFLWLLKLFDPLLSSSIPKRVFL is encoded by the coding sequence ATGAAAGAAATAGACGAGCTAAGAGAAGTTTTAAGTCAAACTTTAGATTGGAACCGAGCAAGACTTACATGCTTTTGCCAAATTGTTCTAGCTCTTTTTAGGGTTAGAAGCGTTAATCTTACTCAACTAGCCACAGCTTTTCAAGGAAAAGCAAAACTAGACTCCCACTATAAAAGGCTACAGCGCTTTTTCCGAGAACTAAAATTTGACATGTTGGATGCTTTTAAAATCATTTTACAAATATTTCCTATTAAAAGGAAAGTATGGCTGATTATAGATAGAACAAATTGGCAGGTAGGTAGCAAAAACATTAATATTTTAACCTTAGCGATGGCCTATGAAGGAACAGCTATTCCGTTGGCCTGGTTTGTGATGAATAAAGCTGGTAATTCCTCTACTAATGAACGCATAGAAGTTTTAGAAAAAGTTATTAGGCAATTAGGCCCATCAAAAATTGCAGGTCTTATTGGAGACAGAGAATTTATAGGGAGTCAATGGTTTGATTATCTGATAAAAAGTGAGATTCCTTTTTATATGCGTATTAGGGAAGACACTCTAGTGGAAGGAGCAAGAAATGGCTATGCAGTTTCTCTTAGAGACGTATTTCGTCATCTAAAAGAGGGTAAAAAAAAAGTGTTAGCTCAACCTTTACAGATGCTCGGCCATTCCTTTTATGTAGCTGCAAGCCGTCTAAAAGATGAGCTTTTACTCGTGGTCACTAATAAAAATCCAAAAAAAGCTATAAGCATCTACAAAACTAGATGGGAAATAGAGACCTTATTTGCTTGTCTAAAAACGCGAGGCTTTTGCTTGGAAGATACGCATTTAACATATACTGACAGAATTGAGAAACTTATCTTTGCCTTAAGTATTGCTTTTTGTTGGGCGTATAAACTAGGTAATATAGCTGCAAATGTAGTCCCTATTAGCATTAAGAAGCATGGTAGAAAAGCTAAAAGTTTGTTTCGCTATGGGTTGGATAAAATAAGGAAAATCTTATTGGGAACACCTAGGTGTTTTAACCTTTTTCTTTGGTTGCTAAAGCTTTTTGACCCCTTGTTATCCTCAAGTATACCTAAGAGGGTTTTTTTATGA
- a CDS encoding TIGR00153 family protein: MLKTILGIFGRSPFAPLQSHMEIVNSCVQMLPSLFEAMKNKDYAAVEKIAEKISEQEHHADLAKNHIRNHLPKNIYLPIERQHLLDILSLQDDIADKAQDLGVLSNLKPLEILPSFENEFNLFLVKNMESFEEARRIINELHELIETSFGGVEAEKVRSMVEKVAFKEHEVDILQRKLLKNLYQSENEMTHSTFYLWQKIFGTTGALSDISEKLANRVRLTLELQ, from the coding sequence ATGCTAAAAACAATTTTAGGCATTTTTGGTCGCTCTCCTTTTGCTCCATTACAGTCTCATATGGAGATCGTCAATAGCTGCGTACAAATGCTACCCAGTTTATTCGAGGCCATGAAAAATAAAGATTACGCTGCCGTTGAAAAGATTGCCGAGAAAATTTCTGAGCAAGAGCATCATGCCGATCTAGCTAAAAATCATATTCGCAATCATTTACCTAAAAATATTTACCTACCTATTGAAAGACAGCATTTGCTGGATATCTTATCTTTACAAGATGATATTGCGGACAAAGCTCAAGACCTAGGGGTTCTTTCAAATTTGAAACCTTTAGAAATATTGCCCAGCTTCGAAAATGAATTTAATTTATTTCTTGTGAAGAATATGGAATCTTTTGAAGAAGCCAGACGAATTATTAACGAACTACACGAACTCATCGAAACCTCCTTTGGTGGAGTGGAAGCGGAAAAAGTTCGAAGTATGGTAGAAAAGGTAGCTTTTAAAGAACACGAAGTAGATATTCTTCAACGTAAACTTTTGAAAAATTTGTATCAGTCTGAAAACGAAATGACGCATAGTACCTTTTATTTATGGCAAAAGATTTTTGGAACCACTGGCGCTCTTTCCGATATATCTGAGAAGCTGGCTAACCGCGTAAGACTCACCTTAGAACTGCAATAA
- a CDS encoding inorganic phosphate transporter: MIPDILLIPENMLLLIFLLLAGFYMAWSIGANDVANAMGTSVGSGALSLKTAVVIAALLEFSGAFFFGSHVSDTIQTGIIDSALFAYEPRILVYGMLASLLAAGIWLQIASYFGWPVSTTHCIVGAIVGFGIVVGGLEAIQWENVLFIITSWVISPILGGIISYFIFNILRKKIFYTPNPIRSAQKITPMIVFLTVTVMGLILVFKGLQNLNLEFTFLEALIFSAFLGTIGSFISYLLLRNISAPTRCQQPVCNAETTLSLDKARKHLLRARETVSGNEMHYHLSILLNEVDNVSTTIKKSSDGEVHKSEYATVEKIFGYLQIMSACLMAFAHGANDVANAIGPLSQGIQVLINNTVITTSTTPVWALALGGVGIVVGLATWGWRVIETIGKKITELTPTRGFAAEFGAATTVVLASRLGLPVSTTHTLVGSVVGVGLARGLEALDLSMTRDIMISWLVTVPTGALIAVGFFNAIMYLITII; this comes from the coding sequence ATGATACCCGACATTCTATTGATACCTGAAAACATGCTTTTACTCATCTTTCTTTTGCTAGCAGGCTTTTATATGGCATGGAGCATTGGAGCTAATGATGTAGCAAATGCAATGGGAACCTCTGTAGGTTCTGGCGCACTTTCCTTAAAAACCGCTGTAGTTATCGCAGCTCTTCTAGAATTTTCAGGGGCTTTTTTCTTTGGGTCCCATGTATCTGACACTATTCAAACAGGCATTATTGACTCTGCTCTATTTGCTTATGAGCCACGCATCTTAGTTTATGGAATGCTAGCTTCCTTGCTAGCCGCAGGCATATGGTTACAAATTGCCTCCTATTTTGGATGGCCTGTTTCTACCACTCACTGCATTGTAGGAGCAATTGTAGGGTTTGGCATCGTTGTAGGAGGGTTAGAAGCAATACAATGGGAAAATGTATTATTTATCATCACTAGCTGGGTGATTTCCCCTATTCTGGGTGGCATCATTTCTTACTTTATTTTTAATATCCTAAGAAAGAAGATTTTCTATACCCCTAACCCTATCAGATCCGCCCAAAAGATTACTCCTATGATCGTTTTCTTAACAGTCACGGTGATGGGGCTCATCCTGGTTTTTAAAGGCTTGCAAAATTTAAACTTAGAATTTACCTTCTTAGAAGCTCTTATTTTCTCAGCTTTTCTAGGAACGATCGGCTCTTTCATAAGTTATCTACTGTTACGCAATATCTCCGCACCTACACGCTGTCAGCAGCCTGTGTGTAATGCTGAGACTACCCTGTCTTTAGATAAAGCTAGAAAACATTTACTAAGAGCCCGAGAAACCGTCTCAGGAAATGAAATGCACTACCACTTATCTATCTTGCTAAATGAGGTCGATAATGTATCGACCACAATCAAGAAATCCAGCGATGGGGAAGTACATAAATCTGAATACGCTACCGTCGAAAAAATTTTTGGTTATCTTCAAATCATGAGTGCATGCTTAATGGCATTTGCGCATGGTGCGAATGATGTAGCCAACGCGATTGGACCTCTTTCCCAAGGCATCCAAGTTCTCATCAACAACACAGTTATTACGACTAGCACTACACCTGTATGGGCCTTAGCTTTGGGTGGAGTAGGAATCGTAGTAGGATTAGCGACCTGGGGCTGGCGTGTCATTGAAACAATTGGTAAAAAAATCACCGAATTGACTCCTACCCGCGGTTTTGCAGCAGAATTTGGTGCAGCTACTACCGTGGTACTTGCTTCAAGATTAGGGTTACCTGTTTCTACTACGCATACGCTAGTGGGTTCTGTAGTAGGCGTAGGATTAGCACGAGGTCTAGAAGCTCTAGACTTAAGTATGACACGCGATATCATGATTTCTTGGCTAGTGACTGTACCTACAGGTGCTTTAATAGCTGTAGGCTTTTTTAATGCTATAATGTATCTTATTACTATCATTTAA